The Apium graveolens cultivar Ventura chromosome 11, ASM990537v1, whole genome shotgun sequence genome has a window encoding:
- the LOC141696113 gene encoding uncharacterized protein LOC141696113 has protein sequence MPPKKNIPSNFSSRASEGGPVMGELLDLLRQQSNQMAQQQEQFQQQQQFLLKQDEKSVPEYEAKFTELARLVPVYVSTEAQKAKRFQQGLKPEIRSEVVALQLKTYPSVVQAALVIESDQKLAAKEKGDKKRKPESITGETNPGGSSQKFPKRFGQNRNKRFRRHNFPQARSATTSVASTPAQSSNSVMDCKVCGKRHSGPCKRYVQCFKYHQKGHYASECNAEKLAVTYYNCGKVGHVARNFMTATQDTTSQGPASSTAKARNFKMTKRSNAQDSNVVAGTLSLNSLPVKVLFDSGASKSSLSKDCVVKMDLMLEDLDEALTIEVANQDRVLVSQFCPKCQLEIHGYSFSADLIPFDLGEFDVNLGMDWLSQYKASIDCKKKKILVVSEDNIKVTNQGQRQEKKFLSIL, from the exons ATGCCGCCCAAGAAGAATATCCCGTCCAATTTCTCTAGCAGAGCTTCTGAAGGGGGCCCAGTTATGGGTGAGTTGctagatttgctgcgccaacagtctaatcaaatGGCCCAGCAACAAGAACAatttcagcagcagcagcaatttct ATTGAAGCAGGATGAAAAGAGTGTGCccgagtatgaggccaagtttacggaattggcccgaTTGGTGCCTGTGTATGTGAGTACTGAAGCTCAGAAAGcgaagaggttccagcagggactgaagccAGAAATTCGCAGTGAGGTTGTGGCCTTGCAGCTCAAGACATATCCCTCTGTAGTTCAAGCCGCTCTAGTAATTGAAAGCGATCAGAAGTTGGCTGCCAAGGAAAAGGGTGATAAGAAGCGAAAACCTGAAAGTATTACTGGTGAGACGAATCCAGGAGGATCCAGCCAGAAGTTTCCAAAGCGGTTTGGCCAAAACAGGAATAAAAGATTTAGAAGACATAATTTTCCTCAGGCTAGGTCTGCTACCACCTCAGTTGCCTCCACTCCAGCTCAGTCATCAAACTCAGTAATGGATTGTAAGGTATGTGGGAAAAGACATAGTGGCCCATGCAAAAGGTATGTTCAGTGCTTCAAATATCATCAAAAGGGTCATTACGCCTCGGAATGCAATGCAGAGAAACTCGCGGTTACCTATTACAACTGTGGGAAGGTGGGACATGTTGCCAGGAATTTTATGACAGCTACTCAAGATACTACATCTCAAGGACCGGCATCCAGCACAGCTAAAGCTAGAAATTTCAAAATGACGAAAAGGTCCAATGCTCAGGACTCGAACGTAGTGGCAGGTACGCTCTCTCTCAACTCCctacctgttaaagttttatttgattcgggagcatctAAGTCTAGTCTATCAAAGGATTGTGTGGTTAAAATGGACTTAATGTTAGAAGATTTGGATGAAGCTTTGACTATAGAAGTAGCCAATCAGGATAGAGTTTTAGTGAGTCAGTTTTGCCCTAAGTGTCAATTGGAAATCCATGGGTATTCTTTTTCGGCTGACCTAATACCCTTCGACCTAGGAGAGTTCGACGTGaacttaggaatggattggttgtcccagtATAAGGCTAGCATTGATTgcaagaagaagaaaattttgGTGGTTTCCGAGGATAATATTAAGGTGACTAATCAAGGAcaaaggcaagaaaagaaatttctctcgataTTATAG